The proteins below are encoded in one region of Mycobacterium shinjukuense:
- the lepB gene encoding signal peptidase I, producing the protein MTETTDSPSERRSDADRSEPKLTAPDPNTREQAADAGLEADSGEVDRAESKPPKRSALREFAILAVIAVVLYYLMLTFVARPYLIPSESMEPTLHGCSSCVGDRILVDKLSYRFGAPKPGDVIVFKGPPSWNVGYKSIRSPNTVVRWLQNALSFIGFVPPDENDLVKRVIAVGGQTVACRSDTGLTVNGKPVKEPYLDPATMMADPSVYPCLGSEFGPVTVPAGRLWVMGDNRTHSADSRAHCPLLCTGDPTSGTVPVSNVIGKARFIVWPPSRWGGVGSVNPQQGP; encoded by the coding sequence GTGACCGAAACCACCGACTCCCCGTCTGAGCGCCGGTCCGACGCTGATCGGTCGGAGCCCAAGCTCACCGCGCCCGACCCGAACACCCGGGAGCAGGCAGCAGACGCCGGCCTCGAGGCGGACTCCGGGGAAGTCGACCGGGCCGAGTCGAAGCCCCCGAAACGGTCGGCGCTGCGGGAGTTCGCCATCCTGGCGGTGATCGCGGTGGTGCTCTACTACTTGATGTTGACGTTCGTGGCACGGCCCTACCTGATTCCGTCGGAATCGATGGAACCGACACTGCACGGGTGCTCGTCCTGCGTCGGCGATCGCATCCTGGTAGACAAGCTCAGCTATCGCTTCGGCGCACCCAAGCCGGGCGACGTCATCGTCTTCAAGGGACCGCCGTCGTGGAACGTCGGGTACAAGTCGATCCGGTCGCCCAACACCGTGGTGCGCTGGCTGCAGAACGCGCTGTCGTTCATCGGTTTTGTACCGCCCGACGAGAACGACCTGGTCAAGCGTGTCATCGCGGTCGGCGGGCAGACGGTTGCGTGCCGATCCGACACCGGGTTGACGGTCAACGGCAAGCCAGTCAAGGAGCCTTATCTGGATCCGGCCACCATGATGGCCGACCCGTCGGTGTACCCCTGTTTGGGCAGCGAATTCGGGCCGGTCACCGTCCCGGCGGGGCGGCTGTGGGTGATGGGCGACAACCGGACCCACTCGGCGGATTCCCGCGCCCACTGCCCCTTGCTGTGCACCGGCGACCCGACGTCGGGCACCGTGCCGGTGAGCAACGTCATCGGCAAGGCGAGGTTCATCGTGTGGCCGCCGTCGCGGTGGGGTGGTGTGGGTTCGGTAAACCCGCAGCAGGGACCGTAG
- the rplS gene encoding 50S ribosomal protein L19: MNRLDFVDKTALRDDIPAFQPGDTINVHVKVIEGAKERIQVFKGVVIRRQGGGIRETFTVRKESYGVGVERTFPVHSPNIDHIEVLTRGDVRRAKLYYLRELRGKKAKIKEKR; the protein is encoded by the coding sequence ATGAACAGGCTGGACTTTGTCGACAAGACGGCGCTGCGCGACGACATCCCGGCCTTCCAGCCGGGAGACACCATCAACGTGCACGTCAAGGTGATCGAGGGCGCCAAGGAACGTATCCAGGTGTTCAAGGGCGTGGTGATCCGACGGCAAGGCGGCGGCATCCGCGAGACGTTCACGGTGCGCAAGGAAAGCTACGGTGTCGGCGTCGAACGGACCTTTCCGGTGCATTCGCCCAACATCGACCACATCGAGGTGCTGACCCGTGGCGATGTCCGCCGCGCCAAGCTGTACTACCTGCGGGAACTTCGCGGGAAGAAGGCCAAGATCAAGGAGAAGCGCTGA
- a CDS encoding serine hydrolase: protein MRARPLTLLTAVAVVTLVVVAGCEAKVQAQAYGRPTPSTPRQTQPQQQLIDLLLRAITPSGAIGAPPGRGLSGVQARLQQATDEAAAKGATLSVAILDRATHQLVSNGNTRIIATASVAKLFIADDLLLRASQGKTTLSLEDQRALHVMLQSSDDGAAERFWGQDGGGSIITGVASRYGLTSTAPPSDGRWWNTTSSAADLIRYYDMLLDGSGGLPPAGAGVIVNDLARSTPTGVDGYPQRFGIPDGLYAEPVAVKQGWMCCIGSDWMHLSTGVIGSDRRYVMVIESLQPSDDATARATITQAVQTIFPNGRI, encoded by the coding sequence ATGCGAGCACGGCCGCTGACGCTGCTCACCGCCGTGGCGGTGGTGACGTTGGTGGTGGTCGCGGGTTGCGAGGCCAAGGTCCAGGCGCAGGCATACGGCCGTCCGACCCCTTCGACCCCACGGCAGACCCAACCACAACAGCAGCTGATCGACCTGCTGTTGCGGGCGATCACGCCGTCCGGGGCGATCGGGGCACCGCCCGGCCGTGGGCTTAGCGGGGTGCAGGCACGCCTGCAACAGGCAACCGACGAGGCCGCCGCCAAGGGTGCCACCCTGTCGGTGGCCATCCTCGATCGCGCGACCCACCAGCTGGTCTCCAACGGCAACACCCGAATCATCGCCACCGCGTCGGTGGCCAAGCTGTTCATCGCCGACGATCTGCTGCTGCGGGCATCCCAGGGCAAGACCACACTCTCCCTGGAGGACCAGCGGGCGTTGCACGTCATGTTGCAGTCGTCCGACGACGGTGCGGCGGAACGATTCTGGGGTCAAGACGGCGGAGGCAGCATCATCACGGGGGTCGCCAGCCGGTACGGCCTGACCTCGACGGCGCCGCCCAGCGATGGGCGTTGGTGGAACACGACCAGTTCGGCGGCCGACCTGATCCGCTACTACGACATGCTGCTCGACGGCTCGGGCGGACTCCCGCCAGCAGGAGCCGGGGTCATCGTCAACGATCTAGCGAGGTCCACGCCGACCGGTGTTGACGGCTACCCGCAGCGGTTCGGCATCCCCGACGGTTTGTACGCCGAACCGGTTGCGGTCAAACAGGGCTGGATGTGCTGTATCGGCAGCGACTGGATGCATCTGTCGACCGGGGTCATCGGCTCGGATCGTCGCTACGTCATGGTGATCGAGTCGCTGCAGCCCTCCGATGATGCCACCGCCCGCGCGACGATCACCCAGGCCGTCCAGACGATATTTCCCAACGGCCGGATCTAG
- the trmD gene encoding tRNA (guanosine(37)-N1)-methyltransferase TrmD — MRIDIVTIFPACLDPLRQSLPGKAVESGLVDLQVHNLRRWTHDVHHSVDDAPYGGGPGMVMTAPVWGAALDDICSGETLLVVPTPAGALFTQATAQRWSTETHLVFACGRYEGIDQRVMEDAARRMRVEEVSIGDYVLPGGESAAVVMIEAVLRLLAGVLGNPASHHEDSHSPGLDRLLEGPSYTRPPSWRGLDVPEVLLSGDHARIAAWRREVSLRRTRERRPELAPPE, encoded by the coding sequence GTGCGCATTGACATCGTGACGATCTTTCCGGCCTGCCTGGACCCCTTGCGGCAGTCACTGCCGGGCAAGGCGGTCGAGTCGGGACTGGTTGACCTGCAGGTGCACAACCTGCGGCGATGGACCCACGATGTGCACCATTCGGTGGACGACGCGCCCTACGGCGGCGGTCCGGGGATGGTGATGACGGCGCCGGTGTGGGGTGCAGCCCTCGACGACATCTGTTCGGGCGAAACGCTGTTGGTTGTTCCCACTCCCGCCGGCGCGTTGTTCACCCAGGCGACCGCACAGCGCTGGAGCACCGAGACGCATCTGGTGTTCGCCTGTGGCCGGTACGAGGGCATCGACCAGCGCGTCATGGAGGATGCCGCCCGCCGAATGCGTGTGGAAGAAGTCTCGATCGGCGACTACGTGCTGCCGGGTGGGGAGTCGGCGGCCGTGGTGATGATCGAAGCCGTGCTGCGGCTGCTGGCCGGTGTGCTCGGCAATCCCGCGTCACACCACGAGGATTCCCACTCGCCCGGCCTGGACCGGCTTCTTGAGGGGCCGAGCTATACCCGCCCGCCCAGCTGGCGTGGGCTCGACGTCCCGGAGGTCTTGCTCTCCGGTGACCACGCCCGAATCGCCGCCTGGCGTCGAGAGGTCTCGCTGCGGCGCACCCGCGAGCGTCGACCGGAACTGGCCCCACCCGAATAG
- the rimM gene encoding ribosome maturation factor RimM (Essential for efficient processing of 16S rRNA), which produces MELVVGRVVKAHGVTGEIVVEIRTDDPTARFAPGTRLRARPARESDQGRDYVVDGARDHGGRLLVRLAGVADRDTADALRGSLLVIDSADLPPIDEPDTFYDHQLEGLRVRTTTGQRVGVVAEVIHTAAGELLAIRGDDREVLVPFVGAIVPSVSLDDGTIVIDPPEGLLDLG; this is translated from the coding sequence ATGGAGCTGGTAGTCGGGCGGGTGGTCAAGGCGCACGGGGTCACCGGCGAGATCGTCGTCGAAATCCGCACCGACGACCCGACTGCCCGGTTCGCGCCGGGTACCCGCTTACGTGCCAGGCCAGCCCGCGAAAGCGATCAGGGACGCGACTACGTCGTCGACGGTGCCCGCGACCATGGTGGCCGGCTGCTGGTGCGATTGGCCGGAGTGGCCGACCGCGACACCGCCGACGCGCTGCGCGGCAGCCTGCTCGTCATCGATTCCGCCGACCTGCCGCCCATCGATGAGCCCGACACCTTCTACGACCATCAGCTCGAAGGCCTGCGGGTCCGCACGACGACGGGTCAGCGGGTCGGTGTCGTCGCCGAAGTGATCCACACCGCCGCCGGCGAGTTGCTGGCGATCCGCGGCGATGACCGCGAGGTGCTGGTTCCGTTCGTCGGGGCGATCGTCCCGTCGGTGTCGCTGGATGACGGCACCATCGTGATCGACCCGCCCGAGGGCCTGCTGGATCTGGGGTGA
- a CDS encoding RNA-binding protein codes for MSTVVVDAVEHLVRGIVDNPDDVRVDMVTSRRGRTVEVHVHPDDLGKVIGRGGRTATALRTLVAGIGGRGIRVDVVDTDQ; via the coding sequence ATGAGCACCGTCGTGGTTGACGCCGTCGAGCATCTGGTCCGCGGGATCGTCGACAACCCCGACGACGTCCGGGTGGACATGGTGACCAGCCGCCGTGGACGCACCGTCGAAGTCCATGTGCACCCCGACGATCTGGGCAAGGTGATCGGACGCGGGGGACGCACCGCGACCGCGTTGCGCACGCTGGTCGCCGGTATCGGCGGGCGCGGTATCCGCGTCGACGTGGTGGACACCGACCAGTAG
- the rpsP gene encoding 30S ribosomal protein S16, with translation MAVKIKLTRLGKIRNPQYRIAVADARTRRDGRSIEIIGRYHPKEEPSLIEIDSERAQYWLSVGAQPTEPVLKLLKITGDWQKFKGLPGAEGRLKVAPPKPSKLELFNAALAAADGAPTTEAAKPKKKSSAKKAAKATEAAAEPAPEAEPAQAPAAGGEQPEPTAEH, from the coding sequence ATGGCTGTGAAGATCAAGCTCACCCGGCTTGGCAAGATCCGCAATCCGCAGTACCGCATCGCCGTCGCCGACGCCCGGACCCGCCGCGACGGCCGTTCCATCGAGATCATCGGCCGCTACCACCCCAAGGAAGAGCCCAGCCTCATCGAGATCGACTCCGAGCGCGCCCAGTATTGGCTCTCGGTGGGTGCGCAACCCACCGAGCCCGTCCTCAAACTGCTGAAGATCACCGGCGATTGGCAGAAGTTCAAGGGTCTGCCCGGTGCCGAGGGCCGGCTGAAGGTCGCCCCGCCCAAGCCCAGCAAGCTCGAGTTGTTCAACGCCGCGCTGGCCGCCGCCGACGGCGCTCCCACCACCGAGGCCGCGAAACCGAAGAAGAAGTCTTCGGCCAAGAAGGCCGCGAAGGCCACCGAAGCCGCCGCCGAGCCCGCCCCGGAGGCTGAGCCGGCCCAGGCGCCGGCCGCGGGCGGCGAGCAGCCCGAGCCGACGGCCGAACATTGA
- a CDS encoding nuclear transport factor 2 family protein, with translation MLSLADISDRLEIQQLLVDYSTAIDQRRFDDLDKVFTPDAYIDYRALGGIDGRYPEVKRWLSVVLPSFPAYAHMLGNFSVRVDGDTASSRVLCFNPMVLAGDPPAGQQRVLFCGLWYDDEFMRTPEGWRMTRRVETKCFQKVM, from the coding sequence ATGTTGAGCCTTGCCGATATCTCCGACCGGTTGGAAATCCAGCAGCTGCTGGTGGACTACTCGACCGCGATTGACCAGCGCCGATTCGACGACCTTGACAAGGTGTTCACCCCCGACGCCTACATCGACTATCGAGCCCTGGGTGGCATCGACGGCAGGTATCCCGAGGTCAAGCGGTGGCTGTCGGTGGTCTTGCCGAGCTTCCCGGCGTATGCCCACATGCTGGGCAACTTCTCGGTCCGCGTCGACGGGGACACCGCGTCGTCGCGGGTGCTCTGCTTCAACCCGATGGTTCTCGCCGGGGACCCGCCCGCCGGTCAACAGCGGGTGCTGTTCTGCGGGCTGTGGTACGACGACGAGTTCATGCGCACCCCCGAAGGCTGGCGGATGACGCGAAGGGTCGAAACCAAGTGCTTCCAGAAAGTGATGTGA
- a CDS encoding D-alanyl-D-alanine carboxypeptidase family protein, with the protein MRRLMAAAAAALTFGACGVTAGAATAWADTDVQPAGSAPIPDGPAQSWIVADLDSGQVLAGRDQNVAHPPASTIKVLLALVVLDELDLNSTVVADAADTQVECNCVGVKPGRSYTARQLLDGLLLVSGNDAANTLAHMLGGQDVAVDKMNAKAATLGAANTHAATPSGLDGPGGSGWSTAHDLAVIFRAAMANPVFARITAEPSAMFPSDNGDQPIVNQDELLHRYPGAIGGKTGFTQAARKTFVGAAARGGRRLVIAMMYGLVKEGGPTYWDQAASLLDWGFAVNPQAGIGSL; encoded by the coding sequence ATGCGAAGGCTCATGGCCGCAGCCGCTGCGGCGCTCACGTTCGGTGCTTGCGGTGTCACCGCCGGCGCGGCCACCGCATGGGCCGACACCGATGTACAGCCGGCCGGTTCAGCACCGATCCCCGACGGTCCGGCCCAGAGCTGGATCGTGGCCGATCTCGACAGCGGTCAGGTGCTGGCCGGGCGCGACCAGAACGTGGCTCATCCGCCCGCGAGCACCATCAAGGTGCTGTTGGCGCTGGTGGTCCTCGACGAGCTGGACTTGAACTCCACGGTCGTCGCCGACGCCGCCGACACCCAGGTCGAGTGCAACTGCGTGGGTGTCAAACCGGGCCGCAGCTACACCGCGCGCCAACTGCTCGACGGCCTGCTGCTGGTGTCGGGCAACGACGCCGCCAACACCCTCGCGCACATGCTGGGCGGCCAGGACGTCGCCGTGGACAAAATGAACGCGAAGGCCGCGACGCTGGGGGCGGCCAACACCCACGCGGCGACCCCGTCCGGGCTGGACGGTCCCGGCGGCTCGGGGTGGTCGACGGCACATGACTTGGCGGTCATCTTCCGGGCAGCGATGGCCAATCCGGTGTTCGCGCGGATCACCGCCGAGCCGTCGGCGATGTTCCCGAGCGACAACGGTGACCAGCCGATCGTCAATCAAGACGAGCTGCTGCACCGGTACCCGGGGGCGATCGGCGGTAAGACGGGTTTTACCCAGGCCGCGCGGAAAACGTTCGTCGGCGCTGCCGCCCGCGGTGGCCGGCGGTTGGTGATCGCGATGATGTACGGGCTGGTCAAAGAGGGCGGGCCGACATATTGGGATCAGGCCGCGAGCCTGTTGGATTGGGGTTTCGCGGTCAATCCGCAGGCCGGCATCGGCTCGCTGTAA